A stretch of Apostichopus japonicus isolate 1M-3 chromosome 9, ASM3797524v1, whole genome shotgun sequence DNA encodes these proteins:
- the LOC139973339 gene encoding uncharacterized protein, with the protein MASEVLNIKATGIVLALAVCIRTFCFGSQVMLTKSIVCENKDYVISCKDNQTVKIIYASYGFQYNDSEAREQCDDFLNNWSPWRDLEDVRCDPNSTMVASAVCNGLMACKISASNEMFTETCQGVTKYLVVEYYCKEGNGNERHGYGDDNIVIGDGNDDDDDPDDDDDDDDDDGDDDIDDYDESSDDRKAGALSTAAVIAFPVVIFLLLIVVATLLVVWWKCKNKRLKREFGAVEMSYSGDQANAKETNPQQLYQVAEKDSELVYNPMYESQGPTDAKIQRKTSDEVYEIT; encoded by the exons ATGGCCTCTGAAGTGCTGAATATAAAAGCAACCGGTATCGTGCTTGCTCTCGCTGTCTGTATCAGAACATTTTGCTTCGGGAGCCAAGTAATG CTTACCAAGAGCATTGTTTGCGAGAATAAAGACTACGTCATATCGTGCAAAGATAATCAGACTGTCAAAATTATCTACGCCAGCTATGGATTTCAATACAATGATTCAGAAGCAAGGGAACAATGCGACGATTTCCTCAATAATTGGTCACCGTGGCGTGATTTGGAAGATGTACGCTGTGATCCAAATTCTACTATGGTCGCGTCTGCTGTTTGCAACGGGTTGATGGCGTGTAAAATCTCAGCATCTAACGAGATGTTTACAGAAACATGTCAAGGCGTCACGAAATACCTGGTAGTGGAATATTACTGTAAAGAAG GTAACGGCAATGAACGCCACGGTTACGGTGACGATAATATAGTGATCggtgatggtaatgatgatgatgatgatccagatgatgatgatgatgacgacgacgacgacggtgACGATGATATTGACGACTACGACGAATCATCTGATGACCGAAAGGCAG GAGCATTATCAACAGCAGCGGTGATTGCGTTCCCGGTCGTTATTTTTCTTCTATTGATTGTAGTGGCAACTCTGCTAGTCGTGTGGTGGAAATGCAAGAATAAGAG ATTGAAGAGAGAATTTGGTGCCGTTGAAATGAGCTACTCTGGCGATCAAGCAAATGCCAAAGAAACCAATCCCCAACAATTGTATCAGGTGGCCGAGAAAGATAGTGAGTTGGTTTACAACCCTATGTATGAATCACAGGGTCCAACTGATGcgaaaatacaaagaaaaacgTCTGATGAAGTTTACGAAATTACTTGA